The Coffea arabica cultivar ET-39 chromosome 10e, Coffea Arabica ET-39 HiFi, whole genome shotgun sequence region TTTTTCAAGCActtcatataaaaaaaaaactaaaattatgTTAATTTTCAGCCACGACTAAAACTAACTATCAAATCAATAAGTAAACACCACACAAAAATATAAACTAACCATAAATTTTTATTGCTATTAAAATTCTTTAAGAAATATTCTCAAGGTGAATAACCAATTTTTcgtgaaaaatattttcacaaataatcataatttttattacttgctCACAAATAGAGCGTGGATGAAAATTTTGTCCATGTACTTCTCATGCGTCATGACTTGCCGTATGGTTTTcctaattttggtcaaatataATGACTGAAAAGCCAGAAATTTGAGGGGCTAGAAGTAGTACTTTcgttactcttttttttttttttaatttgctcATATAAATTACTTAGATTCTCTCAATGAGTTTTAGAGCTTGCACTTCGCACTAGAGCTGGTGTTTTGCAAATTAGATACACCAGTTCACATCTATTTGTGGCAGGAAACCTAAAAAGATCTACAAATTCTAGTGTTGTATTGCTTAGCAAGTAAAATTAGTTGTAAGTTTATGAAAATTGTGGAATTCTTTTTAAGTTTCCACGCAAAGAATTATAAGCCCGTCAGGATatgaacttctttttttttttttttttttgagcgcTCAGTAGTTTTAGTTCATATGGATATATATATCATGATAATGCTActtggacattttttttttcataaaagtGCCATAGCTTGAACGAAAATGGTGTAAACTAGAGCTCAAAGAAGTCATTGTTTAGTAAATCAGTCAAGCAACTTTGGAACAAGAGAAAACATAATATGAGTTCCACCTAATTCAATCTAAAATTAGAGATTCTGGATTCTAATCCCCATGTTCCTTTCCTGCTTCTTAAATTTTACCCATCTTCTGCTGGAAACCAATTTtaagaaaaactgaaaaaaattaaaaacaaaacttACATTCTCTTTGGTAGCCATATTGCTATGTCTCTCagttattttacgtattttgtAACTATATATACCCAGAAAATGCcggaaaaaaaatctaaaacgTGAAATTGAAACAAGAAATATTCATCACATTTTTAGGGCTATATATATTGTATTGCTCCAAACTTGATAAGCAATCCTATCAGGTAAGTacatgtaatatatatatatatatatatatatatatatatatatatatatatatatatatatgtgtgtgtgtgtgtgtgtgtgacaaTCAGCCATGGCGgacctaatatatatatatatatgtgtgtgtgtgtgtgtgtgtgtgacaaTCAGCCATGGCGGACCTAAGGGGGATGGCCCCCTATCAAATTATAGAAAATTGAACGCTTTCTAAaatgtttttttgtttgatttaagCTTTTGCtccacaaaaaattttaaaattgtttTACGTTCAAATGTATTAAAATTCGTCCCCTCAACAAAAGCTTTCCAGTTTCGTCCTGAACAATCAGCAATAGTTTTTGCTCAGATCTAATAGATGCATGAGTTGAAATGTTAAATGCAAACCAATTAAAGACATAAAttatctacaatacatttttctTTGGGATCTTGCTAATTACTAACATAATATCAGTGCAACTAAAAACGATGCTGacccccaaaaagaaaaaatgagaatGCTGAAAGAAATCTATGTCCCTTGAATTAATGCACTGGACAACCATCAACTGCAATACCTTTAGCTGTTGGACATGCGACCAAAGGACAATGATCATCTTCCTCAGATCCCCACCACAGAAGATAAAAACCTCCGTACTGGAGACAAAAATATAAGAGCACACCCATAAAACCTAGGCCTGCATCCAATGCAGCTGACAGGACGTAGTTGTACCTCTGCCACCATTTCTTTCTGTATCTATAAACATAGAAATTGAAGACAAATGCAAAAACAAACCAGGCGTTGTAGTTCACAGCCCTGGCTGGAGGCATCATCGCTGTTGCCCCAAGAAGTACTGGAAAGTTTATGAGCTTTATCCACTTCTGGCTGGGGAATACTTTGTGTACCAACCACACAAGAAGGGGAGCCAAGGCACCTGCCAGAAATGCCCAGTTGAGGGCAGAGTACCTTCCAAGTGGTCCGAACATTCTCTTTGGTCCTATTAAACCCCAAATCACTGACGCACTGTAGAAGACATCGTTTCCAGGACAGGTCCAAGGACTGTCGGGAGGAAGTAGGTCCTTTTGGCATATGTTGTCGATGCTTGTCAACAGATACCAAGCCACACCAATGTTGATTGTTCCAGCAATGATGGTTCCAAGAAACTGAACATTCAAGGAAAGCAAGAGTAAAAGTGAATGTAGAAAGTATTCTTTCCAAACACTATTTCTTTGcttttttattattcttttaaattttttattttgcggGGAAGGGAATATGGGGACTGTTTCAGAATAAGATGATGGGAAACAtcacaaaaagagaaaaagattctGCATAAAAATCACATTTATACTTGTGAACTAGCATGTATCCACTCCTGGTTTCAACATTTGAATTAAGACAAAGAAATAGGCATACATAATTTGTTCTAACTGTGCCACGAATCTATGATATTTTAGGATGCCCAATTATCAAAGAGAGCAGGTTAAGCTCATATTCCAAAGTCCCTCGGGTTTCTGAGTTTAAAGATATTATGTACTGAATTGATTTCTTAATGTAAAGGAATGTTTGTGCTTAGTATAAATGTATCAAAAAATGAATTCAttcaactttcttttcttcAGAAAATAAGGAAGCCAACTATAATTaccccaaaagaaaaggaagccaAGTATAATCACTTAAACGatcttttgaaattgtttatatCACAAAGATGGTAAAGTTGGCCAAAGCTTACAGACCATCTATCAAAGTAGCTCTTTGTATTGCAGCATTTATGAGAATAAGGATTCCTTCTGGCTTCTATATGCAAACTCCTTGAGAGTTGCATAACTTTTGCATTATAATGTATGCTTTTGTCTGGATTTAACTTGTCAccaagacaaaacaaaagagGAAGTACCTGAACGATGAACATGGACCTTGGCGGAATCTTCATGTAATGGCCTAGCTTAAAATCATTCAAGAAGGAAACAGCTTGACCCATACTTATGTAGCCAAAGGTTTTGAAGCAAACATTGGCTACAGGCTTGCCCGGATATACGTAACCGAAGACGTACTCAGTAATGACGTTTAGCCCTGGTTGCTGAgagcaaaatatataaataaggaCAGGAACAATCCAAATCAAGATTGCAGATGAAGGCCAATAAATTTGATTAGTATATGAGTTGACTTTTAGGGATATTATATGTTGTCGACATGTTTGATTATTTCTAAATGCTTCTTGATAATTAACGTTTGACATCTCACAAACAATGCCTACTAATCTGGCTACCATTCTTTCTTCTGTGAAAGGAGAATGCAGTTGAGTTGCTTTACCTGATTTGTTGTGGCTGTGATGATGCTTATTGGGAGGGTAAAGAATAGAGCTATACCAGCTGAAAAGAGGAGCCCCCACCAGGGTAATTGAACCTGATCTATCATGACTGTGCAAAGTACAAGCGAGAGAGCTAACGCAAGTGAAAGCATGACCATAAACCACCAAGAGGGGATGTCCTTGTATTTCCTCATAAGTTTTGTGTGAATGTCTGGTTTTCCTTTGCTTGAAGCTTGAAATCTGTCCTTAATCTCCCTGCTCAATCAGTGCCCTACGTTAGCACCATAATAGGATATATAGGCAGAAGAAAATTCAAGGCTATATATGATTGTATATGtgatttcttattttctttagtCAGTGGTCATTAATTGCTCTCAGGATGCTGCAAAATGAAGTTCACTAAGGTCATATTTGGTTCCTAATTATTTGGATGGTAACTGGAACTGGAATCGTACGTGTTGTACATAAGTTTCATAACTGTTGAAGAACACAATTAAGTTCCAACTCCCCCAAGGAAAGTAAACACAGAGTAGATATACATGTAAGAGAACAAGTAGTTTGTGCGTTCTAATTTCAGAAACTTACTTTCCGTAAAATAAAGCAACATGAGTGAGTGTAGAGGTCAAATTTGCGAAACTAAGGGCATAAGTAGTAGCAAAGATCACGCTCATATTCACAGGTCCCAGCTTCTCATATTCTGGCAAGTCTAGCTGAAACTTGTCAGTCACAATAGCTGATATATTATAATGCTTCCCCTGGTTATCATACAACTGGCTGGAGAAGAATGGATATGTTTTCCCGTCGTACAAGTTGAATTTCCAGTAAGCTAGAGGAATCAAGACATAAACTATCACCACATAGCCCACGAAAGCATTGAGGGTGGCAAAGAACGGCGACACAAGAGGACTTCCCAAAAATGATGCTACAGCCGACCAGTCAAGAGAGAAGGATCCTATACCAATCCCACTCAAGCCTGAGCCAATTTGCTGCATGGTGATAGAGCGGGGAAATACCAAGCACAGCAATGACACGTTAGTCAACATGGGCATGAGGAAGCCTGGGAATGTGTACCAAGAGAAGCTGCAGATTAGTGCAATCACAAAGAATTTCCCCCTTGACATGCGACTTTTATCTTTCTCATGGAGAGCCCTGCAATGAAATTATTGAATAAATTACATGGTTTTGAAGATTTGAATAATTTGTCGAGTCTTTTTGTTAGCTTACTTTTTAGTTGgtcataattgaaatatatcgGTATTCAAACTAGTGATTAAGGCATACTCCATGAGTATTgtttaaaagaacaagaagagcaaatttaaagaaaattattaagagaAAGCTACCCTTAATAAACCATGAGACTTTGAcactatgtgtgtgtgtgtgtggatctttttcttttttttttttctttgtcaaaAGTGACAACCGTGGATGtttagaaaagggaaaacgAAATTGGATCCATGAGATAAGCAGAAGCCTCAATATTTGCAAGGAAATTGAGAGATTTTTTAGAAGCAAGATTTGGCCACGCCATCGCCATAGAGAATTTTGTATAGTTGAGGGGTTTAATCACGTAAACTGAAGTCTCAAGAATGTAAACAAATCCTAGCTAGATAGCTTTTAAAAACATGGCGTGCAATCTTAACCATGAGTTGTCTCCCGCAATTGCTCTTGCAAATGTTCTTCTGATCATTCCAGAACATAATCTGTTTTATGTGTCAATTTCCATAAACTTTACTTCAAACTCTAGTTATTAGGAGCTCATCATTGAgataaaagattaaattaaCTATTTGCAAAGAAACTGGGAAGGCCTGGAAGATTGTAATCCCTATTTCCAGACGTCTGGCCCTCACGCAGACATAATCTTTGAGGCTAATGATTCTCCATTAATAATTCATCGGTCTAACCAAAAGAAAGGTCTGAAAGTTACCTGAAAAGAGAGACTTGGACAAGGCTTGATGGCCACCACATATGTGCAGGCTCCACAACATATCTTCTCATAATCCCAGCCCAACCATATCCCAATACCTGCTCAAAATAAAAGGCTCGCATGAgtatgaaaattgaaaattactACACAGAGAAGTCATGGAATGATACTACTCCTGCCTACACTATACGGGACCTCTTCAATAAAATCAGAAGAGAAACACTGATAAGACAAAAACCTGGGTTGTGGTGACAAGAATCCAACTAGCCAAAAATGAAATGCGCCTGTGATAAAAAGCCCTGACGATTGTCACAATATCAATAGCATAAGCAGTTCCACCACCAAAGCTACTGCCAGCATTAGCAAATACAGAGATTAGTGCATGCTCTTTCATGTTAAACGGCCCTGGATTCAATGAAAACTGTCTGGATCCGAAACCGGGGATCCTAAACTTCTTTTTTGGTAGGACTTTTGCCATAAAACGGCCTAACGGCAATGTAGCAACTTGAGCAGATATCATAGTTATGGTAAGTGGTTGGCTTCTATAGCCGAAGAAAGtattgagaaaagaaagaagtacaCATGATAAGAGTCCAAGAAACCACATCCGGAAAGTCCATACTGGAAGGGAAGGATCATCATGGTTTGAGACTGTCAGTCTCACTTGTTCTACTGGTGACTCTTCCTCTGGGTCGATATCTTTGGTATCATACTCATGATCTTTGTGTTTTGGAGCATTCAAGGTTGAATCGTCCTCACTTATTTCCAGAGATGCcatgaaaaaaagagagagaaggttAAGATAGGAGAGACACTGCAGAAGGAAAGCTAAAATACTTGAGACTGAGTTCCTTGGGATTCTGAGAATGTTTAAAGAGTCAAAATGAGATAGGTCTGTTATTTATCAGATATGCTTCTCAACTGACACGTTGCTTAATTTTCTCAAGTTTGAGATACCACTCTTAAGATCTCGACTTGGCAAAAGAAATCTTCCGTTAACTTCTGAATACAATTCCTAAACTTCCAGAGTTTTGGTACTTCTGAATCCCCTCGTCACTGCATGCTAACTCAAAACATTGGCTACTTATCATAGTTATTAAGCCATCCCGGCAAGGTGCCCAGCAAAAGCAAACTGAACGAACAGGTCACTAGTTCAATCAATGAGTAAATAGTTAAATTAGACAATCACAAgaataatatttttcttttaattattttttattagggGAAGGTGAGATTTAAGAAGTTGGGGGAGGGAGGGGTTGGGATTTCaccaaaataatttttgttaaCACATGATAGTTATTTTAGTATACgtaaaatttataaataaagTGCTTTTAACTATTAATTATTGTAGTTgatatatcatatatatatatatatatatacacacacatatatagacATTAACAGAAGACTTAATTTCATTTAATTGTACTTTTACAATTACAATGAGATTATGtggtcaaagataaaattaaattttttcaattagtTTCAAGGAAAAAACataattttttcatattttatttttctaaaaataaaatagttttttaaaTATTCAACTATTATCACATGACGATAACATTTTTTGTTTGGAAGTTATAAGTATCaattgtgcaaaaaaaaaaaagtaaagaaactAATTTAAATGTATAGTTTCTAGTCGGACCAAATAAGAAATTGATCAATCAAACCTGTTTGACCTGCTGATTCAATTAGAACCCCAATTTCTTGGTTgacctttttttatttattttttctaagaTATgggttttttcaaaaaaaaaaatcaaaatatacaTATGATTTTTGAACCTGCTAGGGATCTCATAGAATAGAGGGAGGGAGGCATCATGAGAGTAGAGTTCTTAGAAGGCTTGTAATGTTCTTAGAACTTGACATTTGTTTAACAAATAATGCTGATGAATCTGATGTTTATCACACTTTGTTAGTTTTAAAATTACAAAGATATTAGTTAGTTATCTGTACGAATCTCAAACAAACACTGCTTACATTAAATTAGTTATATAAGACTTATCTGTACAATCTTTAAAAATAGTAATCTCTTTAATTATCCAAACATTATCCAAACTTTTAATATTACGCTGCTTCGTTAGTTGTCACTTATCCATACAATTTTTAAAAACTACTATTAAGTGCAATCTTTTTAgttatccaaactttcaaatttgTTTTTTAACTATCCAAAATAGAAACAACTTAAACCCTACAATAAAAATTCTCACTCTGTCCATTCACAACAACCTCTCCCCACTTCTTCCCTAATTTTGCATTTCACTAGCCTATAAACTTTTCCATAAACCATCAACAATTGAAGACCACTTCAATTAAGTTTCATTATATTGTTAATTATGTGTCTTAACGATTTCAAAAAATGCCGGATGGTATATGCAACCTCACTTTATCATATTTTGACGTTTCAGTCAATTTATGGTTGCATTAGAATAGGAACTATACTGCGACTGTTATTTCTATTTACTATTTACTATTTACTGCTAATGCACCACTATACCCTTATAAGTACCCTTACAGTTCTCAAAggatctatatctatataaatttgagaagggatTTTTAGCAACAAGCCTCCACACACCTTCCCACTCTTAGTtctatttttctagcattttacatttattttatttcataaaaTACATCATGTCTACGTTTGAAACACACAACTACGTTTCCATCAAATAAGAATTCCACTCCAACTAACACTCCTCCCTTCACACATCTTCCCACTCCAAATAATATTCCTCCAATTAATAATTCCACTTCGATTAAAACTCCTCCAACCCAATAATAAGAGATAACAATAtgatttcaccaaaaatcacaatttaCCATCTCTTATCTATATATATGATTGCCTTGCGTTATTTATGATTCTATTCCAATTAATACTTCTATAAGACCATAAGAAGAGATAATAAATATATCATCCTTTCATGCTTTCATTAATtagattatatgataaaataaatggtGGGATTgcgaataataaaaaatggagtgcaaataacattttcctAAATAAGAAGTGGCTTTTATACCtttctaatttaaataagtaagaaGTGGCTCTACTTATATAGAAATTTGTTTTGAAGTTTATAGTGAGAGGgtaaataaagaagaaacaTTGTCAAActtagtaaaagtaaaaaaaaatgatagtattttatcttttaacttagta contains the following coding sequences:
- the LOC113711189 gene encoding oligopeptide transporter 4-like — its product is MASLEISEDDSTLNAPKHKDHEYDTKDIDPEEESPVEQVRLTVSNHDDPSLPVWTFRMWFLGLLSCVLLSFLNTFFGYRSQPLTITMISAQVATLPLGRFMAKVLPKKKFRIPGFGSRQFSLNPGPFNMKEHALISVFANAGSSFGGGTAYAIDIVTIVRAFYHRRISFLASWILVTTTQVLGYGWAGIMRRYVVEPAHMWWPSSLVQVSLFRALHEKDKSRMSRGKFFVIALICSFSWYTFPGFLMPMLTNVSLLCLVFPRSITMQQIGSGLSGIGIGSFSLDWSAVASFLGSPLVSPFFATLNAFVGYVVIVYVLIPLAYWKFNLYDGKTYPFFSSQLYDNQGKHYNISAIVTDKFQLDLPEYEKLGPVNMSVIFATTYALSFANLTSTLTHVALFYGKEIKDRFQASSKGKPDIHTKLMRKYKDIPSWWFMVMLSLALALSLVLCTVMIDQVQLPWWGLLFSAGIALFFTLPISIITATTNQQPGLNVITEYVFGYVYPGKPVANVCFKTFGYISMGQAVSFLNDFKLGHYMKIPPRSMFIVQFLGTIIAGTINIGVAWYLLTSIDNICQKDLLPPDSPWTCPGNDVFYSASVIWGLIGPKRMFGPLGRYSALNWAFLAGALAPLLVWLVHKVFPSQKWIKLINFPVLLGATAMMPPARAVNYNAWFVFAFVFNFYVYRYRKKWWQRYNYVLSAALDAGLGFMGVLLYFCLQYGGFYLLWWGSEEDDHCPLVACPTAKGIAVDGCPVH